Below is a genomic region from Candidatus Atribacteria bacterium.
AAGATAAAAGAGATTATTAGAGAATTTTAAAATAAATAGTAAGTTCGGATATGAACGAGTTGTACGCAATGGCAGACAAGCTCATCTGTTCAGGGAAGTAAGGAATAGATTTAATGCTGAACTTCAAGATAATTAAGGAGGAAATAGAGAATGGCACAGAATCCTTTTATTGGCACCTGGAGACTGGTATCTTGTGAACTCAGGAGTGCGGATGGCCAGATCAGCTACCCATTCGGTCAAGATGCTGTGGGGTACATTATGTACAACGAGGATGGATACATGTCCGTAGCTATTATGGGAACCAACCGACCTACGTTTGCTTCTGGAGACATCAGGGGAGGAAGTACGGAGGAAAAGGTGGCAACCGCAGACACCTACCTCTCTTATTGTGGTCGGTATGAGCTTCAGAGAGACAAAGTCATTCATCACATCGAAGTCAGCTTCTTTCCCAATTGGGTTGATGTGGATCAAGAACGCATCTATGAATTTGATAGGGATAGACTGTCGTTAAGTACGCCTCCGTTTCTGGTAAGCGACATGCAGCAGACTGCACATCTGATCTGGGAACGTGTCTGAATGAATCTGGAAGTCCAATTCCATCTGCCACTGCACATAACACGGCATTGGCGGCTCGCTATCGCTTGCTCAAACCTTTCGGGCTTCGCCAATGCCGGGACCGTTAATATACAAGAGAAGTTGTACTATCTCAATAATCCGATAACCTCTTTTAAGTCTTGATATACCTTTTCAGTCTCTTCACTCCTGCAAAAAGTTCGATAATCGTTCTGTCTGCCAGGGGGAGCTTGCTAATTCCCAGCCCTTTGGCATTTATTGAAGGGCTTTTTTATTTTTACAAATTATTTTCCCGAAAAAGAAGGATTTTTATGAATTAATATTGTATATTGTAATTAAATAGCAATATTTCCTTACTCATTAAAATCTATTTACATCATTACCTATAATCAAGCAAGTTATCTTTTATGTTAGTTAAATTAATAGCAAATTCAATATATGTTTATGTGGTGTGCTATTATATAGCTTAATTGTCTCAAAACAGAAAAGGAAATTTTATCCATGATACATGCTTTAAAACAAATGTCTTCTGAGAAAAACTATGATTATATTATTGTCGGTTCAGGTCCTGGAGGTGCTACTCTGGCCAAAGAATTATCCGGGAAAACAAAAGATATTCTTATTGTAGAATACGGTCCAAGATTTACCAAGACAGGAGCTATAAGGGTTACCCCAATTTTTCTTAACAAAGAAAAGGTGCATCTGAAAACTGACGGAGGAATATGGGTTGGAAGAGCCCGTATTTTAGGTGGTTCTTCTTATGTAGCTATGGGAAATGCCGTCACCCCTCCCAAGAAGATATTTAAAGAATGGGGGATCGATCTATCCCAAGAGCTTGAATCTGCCAGAAAAGACTTGCGAGTCAATCCCATGCCTACTCATTTTATGGGAGAGGGTACCAAACGGATAAATGAAGCAGTTAAATCCCTGGGTTGGGAGATGAAGCCGACACCCAAATGTGTTGATTTCACTAAATGTCTAAATTGTGGTCAATGCATGTTTGGCTGTCCCACCGGGGCAAAATGGACTGCCTTGGAATTTATTGATGAAGCCACTGAAAATGGGGCAGACTTGCTCCTTGATACTGAAGTAACTGAGGTATTACACGAAAATGGAAGAGTAACCGGGATTAGGGCAACCAGAAAAGGAAATACATTTCAGATTTATGGAAAGAACATCATCCTATCAGCGGGTGCCCTTGAAACCCCGCGCATCTTACAGAACTCGGGTATCCCGGAGGCAGGGAAAGGTCTGGCTATGGATGTCTACCAGGCTACCTATGGGTATACCGAAGATGTCGGGATGAAAAACGAGATTATTCTTGGGACCTACTTGGAGCAATTAATTAAGGAGAAGGAATTTTTTGCAGCTACTTACATGTATATTCCCCTTTACCTGGTGAAAGATATCGAGGGATATGCTCCAGAAAAATTAAGTCTAGCAAATCAGATTAAAATTGTTTTTAAATCAAGAAGAATCAATGCCAGCAGGCTGATTGGTATGATGACCAAAATTCGTGATGAGATGAACGGGGAAGTCAGCAATGATGGAACCATCCGAAAAAACTTAACCAAAAAAGATAAAGAAAAGCTGGAGGAAGCTTATGAAATCAATAGGAAAATATTAATTGACGCAGGGGCAAATCCGAATACGATTTATAAGGGCAGTTATGAATCAGGACATCCCTGTTGTACCGCTCCCATCGGGAAGGTTGTCGATGAACATCAGGAAACACGAATTACAGGTTTATTTGTCAGCGATGCAAGTATCTTCCCAAGCCCGCTTGGAATGCCACCTATCTTGACGATTGTAGCTTTTTCCAAAAGATTAGCCAAGTATTTACTTTCTTAACAGACCTCAATTACTTCTTTCAATTTACGATATACTTTCTCCGTTTCATCGCCCATACAAAAGTTGCGAAAGTCGTCCTGTCTGGGGAGCTTGCTAATTCCCAGCCCTTTGGCAATTGCTGAGGGGCTTTTTATTTTTTTGAATTATTTTACAAAAAAAGAAGGATTTTTAATAAGTTGTGTAGTATAAATAAAATAGAAATAAAAAAATTAAGTAAGCGTATTTTTCATCTAAGCAGAATATCTATAATAATATGATACTAAAATAAAAAGCTATATTATCTCAGATTTAGCATAAGAGTAA
It encodes:
- a CDS encoding lipocalin-like domain-containing protein encodes the protein MAQNPFIGTWRLVSCELRSADGQISYPFGQDAVGYIMYNEDGYMSVAIMGTNRPTFASGDIRGGSTEEKVATADTYLSYCGRYELQRDKVIHHIEVSFFPNWVDVDQERIYEFDRDRLSLSTPPFLVSDMQQTAHLIWERV
- a CDS encoding GMC family oxidoreductase; its protein translation is MIHALKQMSSEKNYDYIIVGSGPGGATLAKELSGKTKDILIVEYGPRFTKTGAIRVTPIFLNKEKVHLKTDGGIWVGRARILGGSSYVAMGNAVTPPKKIFKEWGIDLSQELESARKDLRVNPMPTHFMGEGTKRINEAVKSLGWEMKPTPKCVDFTKCLNCGQCMFGCPTGAKWTALEFIDEATENGADLLLDTEVTEVLHENGRVTGIRATRKGNTFQIYGKNIILSAGALETPRILQNSGIPEAGKGLAMDVYQATYGYTEDVGMKNEIILGTYLEQLIKEKEFFAATYMYIPLYLVKDIEGYAPEKLSLANQIKIVFKSRRINASRLIGMMTKIRDEMNGEVSNDGTIRKNLTKKDKEKLEEAYEINRKILIDAGANPNTIYKGSYESGHPCCTAPIGKVVDEHQETRITGLFVSDASIFPSPLGMPPILTIVAFSKRLAKYLLS